The nucleotide sequence CCGGGGATCCAATGGCTCCCTTCCGGGTGAGGTAAGCGATCATGGCGGAATTCACAAAAGAGGACCCGGGCTGCGGCAACCCGGAGGGCATCGACGAACTGATGGAGCAACTGCTGCGGGATCAGGTACAGCTGGAGAACGCCCACACCGTCATCAACGATTCGGCGTGGGCGGTGAAGCAGCATTGGAAGGGAAAGGCCGGGGAGGCGGCGGCTGCAACGCACGAGGCGTTGAAGAGCAACATCGCTGCCAAGCATTCCCTGATCGGGGGCGCATTCACCGCCTGCCGGGACTATCGTGACGCGCACGAGACGGTGAAGGATCAGGCACGCGTCTGGGTGAACCAACTCGAAGCGGCACGGCAGACCATCAATGCAGCGTCAGAGATGATCAAAGGCCCGAAAAATGCTCCGGGCATGGCGGAGCTGATCGAAATCGCGGCCCGGAGCAAAGCGGCAGCCGTCGTCGAGGAAGCCGAGGCGCTCGAACGTCTCACGGCGCTCTACGAGGACCGCGTCGAGGCGCGAGACGCCTTTCGGAGTGCGATCGCGTACCTCACTGAGGAAGACGGCGGCATCAACGTCAAAGTGCGTGCGATCGACAATCCGAGTCCGAGCGGGCCGCCACGTCGAACGCAGGGGCCGAATGAGGCGGACCTCGGATCCATCCGCAACCTGATCGACCAGGCGAACGAATCGGTGTGGAGGATGGTCGCGGCGTGGGTGAGCGGGAAGGGGCCGCGCACCTTCGCCTGGGATGAGAGTGATCCGTTCACGCAGCTCTTCGTGCGGAGCGACAGCGTGGCCAAGGTCAAGGCGAGCATTCAAGAACAGATCCTTAACGGAAACTATCGCGACACGGGGCGTTATGACGCGCAAGGCGAAGATCTCCCGCGCGACCTGGAGACGATCACAAGTCTCGGGGGCAAAGGCAACCTGCCGGAGGCTTTCATGGGGTCATTCGCATACGACTACGACGTGACAACGGTGAATGGTGACGGCACTGCAACCGTCACCATTCACGCCTGGAACTACACCGACGTCGAATCAGCGACCCGTATCCCCGGAACCAGCAAAGCGCCCGGTGGCCCCTACTACCTTGGGCCGTACGCATCCATGAAATTCGTCCAGGACGTCCTCGGTGGCTATCAGACGATCCGGCAGGACATTACGTGGACCGAAACGGTGAGACTGCCATGATGTCGACATTGAGGGGGTCGAGCCGGGGAAATCCCGTCTGGTTGCTGTGGTTGATTCTGGGTCTCACGTTTCTGTTCATCGCGTGGGAGGTCGGTTCCTGGTTCTGGTTGCAGCGTCCGGTCGAGTTCACGGAGCGAGATCTGTACGGGACCTGGGTGAGCGATGGTCCGCATCCGACGACCCTGGATTTCACGAAGGATGGTGTCGTGACGATTTCCGGTGCGCCCCTCCCTCAGGCGCCTGAATACGAGCATCCTTCGGTGAGCGGTGTGACCCAGTGGAAGTTCTTCCCGGATACGCGCGATCCCCACGTGTCGGTCGGCGGAACCTCCACCCAGTCCATTTACGCGGAGAACTCGATGTTCTCGACCGTTCTGGCCTTGTACACCGGCGACCCGGACTCGGCCGGCACGAGAGTGGTCTTCAGGCACATGGGCGGCTAGCCCTGGTCGGGGCAAGCCTCGACCTCGCGGGCGATTCCGGCGGGGACCACAGGAAACCTCCCGTGATCCCCGCCGCCGGTCGCCGGGCGGTCAGGGGTTGAGTCAGCCGGCCGGGGACCAGGTCGAGCGCGCCCGCGACGGGCGCAGCGTGCGGTGTCCGCCCGCGCGAGCGTGCGGGGTGCGGCGCACGGAGGGTGCCTCGCGCGCCAGCGCCGTGCGGAAAAGGGGCAGGCGGGACAGCAGGCTGTCGCGCATCCCGTCGCGGAGCACGACCACCTCGCAGCCCGCGTCGATGTAGGCGCTCGCCGTCGGGCCGTCGGCAAACCGTGCCGCCGCGCCGGCGGAGACGGTGATGCAGTCGGCGACGAGCGCGCGGCCGGCCGTCGCCAGCACAGTGGTGCGGGAGGTCGCCGGGGCGACGAGCGAGCGGATTGTGCGGGCGAGCGCCGGCCACTCCGCCGGACGGATGGCCGTGCCGTCGGAGAACGTGTCGCCGAGGTCGAGCAGCTCGAGACGGTGGCCGGTCGCTACAGACACCTCCGCGCTCGCGTGCACGGCGCGCTGCAGCAACGTGACCAGGTCGGAGGCGGATGCCTCAGGAGCGACGGGGAGGGAGAGGCCGGCGACACGGACGCCGAGAGCCGCTGCGTACCGCGCGACCGCAACGGCGATCGCTGGGTCGATCCGGAGCAGCACGGTCGTACCGGCGGGTGCGGAGACGAAGGTGTCGAGATCGTCCGGGTCGTCGACGACGAACCGGCGCACCCCCGCCTCCCAGGCGGAACGCCGCTGCAGCCAGCGCGCACCGGGCGCGGCGTGCAGCACCCGGCCGAGGTCTGCTTCCACGCGGCGCAGCGCAGGGAGGGCGGCGTCGTGGGTCACGGTGAAGCCGGCGCCCTCGGCGGAGATGGTGGCGAGCAGAGCCGGATGTGCGAGAGCGCTCACGTCGAAGTGCACGTCCACCCAGGGAAAGGCGGCACGCAGGTCGCGGAAGCGGTGAGCGGCGCGGGAAAGGTCCATCACGACGACGGGCAGCTCGTCTTCACCACGTCGGCCTCGCCCGGAGTGACGGCCGTCCACCGCGCCCGCCCCGGTCGCCGCGTCCGTTCGGACGGCTGCGGCGCCGGTCGGGTCGGCGGTTCGGGTCGCGGTGGACATCGCCATCTCCTCGGGTGGACCTTCGTCCCGCCCAGCGGCGGGAACCTCGACGTTCGGGTCGTTGAGGTTGTCTCACATCCTGGCCCCGGCCCAGATGGCCCACATCCGGGGGGTCACCTCATTCCGTTTGCGTGGAGGCACGGATGACCCTCGGGGTGCGTGCGGAGATGATGGTGCCATGTACCTCCGCGTTGTGATCGTCGACGACCACGAGCGGTTCCGCGAACAGGCGGCGGAGCTGCTCCGCCTGGAGAGCTTCATGGTGGTCGGCGACAGTGCGACCGCCGCCGGCGGCATCGAGCTGAGCCGTCGGCTGGCCCCGGACGTCGTGCTGCTCGACGTCGGTCTGCCCGACGCCAGCGGCTTCGACATCGTGCCCGCGATGCGGGCGACGGGCGCCGCCGTCGTGCTCACGTCGAGCCGGTCGGCGACCGACTACGGAAGACGCGTCGCCGACAGCGGCGCGGAGGGTTTCATCAACAAAGACGAGCTGACCGGTGAGGCGATCCGCACCCTGCTAAGGTAAGCGCGTGAGCGGGGGACAGACTGTAGAGTCTCGCGCGCTCAGAGTGGCCGTCGCCGACGATGCAGTGCTGCTGCGCGAGGGGATCGGACAGATCCTGCGCGCGGGCGGTATGGAGGTCGTCGCCTCGGTGGACACCGCCGAGGAACTTCTGCGCGCCGTCGCGGCCGACGGGGATGTGGACGCGATCGTGCTCGACATCAAGATGCCGCCCACCCACACCGATGAGGGGCTGCGCGCTCTGGAGCGTCTGCGTGCGAGCGGTTCGCGCGCCGGCATCCTGCTTCTCTCCATGTACACCACCGCGTCGTACGCGATACGGGCGATGAGCGCCGGCAGCGGCACCGGCTACCTGCTCAAGGACCGCGTCGCCGACGCCGACACCCTGGTCACCGCCGTCCGCACCGTGGCACGCGGCGGCTCGGTGGTCGACCCCGAAGTCGTGCAGTTGCTCGTCACCGCACGGTCATCGGAGGCGACGGTCGAGTCGCTCTCCTCCCGGGAACGCGATGTTCTACGGCTGATGGCGGAGGGCAAGTCGAACGTGGGCATCGCCACCGAGCTGCACCTGAGCCTCCGCACCGTCGAATCCCACATCGGGCACATCATGGCGAAGCTGGGCGTGGAGGATTCCGCCGAAGGCCACCGGCGGGTGCTCGCGGTGCTGCGCTTCCTCGGCCGGGACGCCTGACCCCATGGATGCCGCGCTCCCGGCGCATCCGGAGGTCGCGCGCACCGGCGACGTGGGCGTCGCCCCGGCACGACCGGGCGCGGGCCGGCTGATCCTCCGCGCGCTCGCCGTGACCGTCACCATCGCGTCGAACGTCACGGCCCAGGTGCTCAGCGCGATCACCGGCGACTACGGGCCGCGTCCCTCCGGCGTCGGCTGGGCCATCGTCTTCATCTCCGTCGCGGTCGTCTACGTCGTCTGCGCGGTGATCGCCTGGCGGATCGTGCGGAGCCCCATCCCCGGCTGGCTCATGGTCGGAGCCGCCTTCTTCTGGTCGGCGGGCGCCTGGTACCCGCTGGTCCGGCAGTGGGGCTGGGTGTGGCCATGGGTGCAGGGCGTGACGGACTTGTGGGCGGTGCTGGTCGGGCTGCTCGTGCTCTGCTACCCCACGGGGAGGCTGGTCGCGCGTTTCGACCGCGCCATCCTGCTGGCCATCTCGATCGCCTTCGCGGTGCGTCTCGGCGGCACCCTGCTGTTCTCGTCGCCGGAGCCGTCCGAGTGCGGCTGCGTGATGAACCCGTACGCCGTGCTCCCCAGCGACACGGCCGACTACTGGCTGGGGCTTGCGTGGCGGTTCGTCGGCCTCGCCCTCATGCTGACCGTGGCGGCCCGCCTGATCGCCCGCTGGTTCACCAGCTCCCTCCCCGCCCGCCGGGTGGCCTTCGTGATGCCGCTCGCCATCCTGCTCTGGTGCTACGGCACGGTGCAGGACTCGCTGAGCTTCGCGTTCGGCTGGGACAGCGGCTGGTTGCAGTTCATCCCGCCGGTCGCGATCGCGCTCATCCCTCCGGCGTTCGTCGGCGGTGTGCTCTACGCGAGGGGACTGCGCTCGCGGATGGCGGACCTCGTCATCGTCGCGCGCGACAAGGTCGACCGCGGTCTGTGGGAGTCGAGCCTCGCGCGGATGCTGCACGACGGATCCCTGCGCGTGTTCTGGTGGGATGAGCCGCTGCAGAGCTACCAGACCAGCGACGGCAAGCCGGTGCCGGACGCCGGCCTGACCGACCGGCCGGGACGCTCGGTGCTCGCGATCGACTCCGACCAGGGACCGATCGCCCTGATCGAGCACGATGTAGCGCTCAGCCAGGATGACCGCCTGCTCGACGCCGTCTCCTCGGCCCTGCTGCTCTCGGTCGACAACGACCGGCTGCGCGGGAGGCTGGAGCGCACCATCCAGGAGCTGCGGGAGTCGCGCTTGCGCATCGTCGAGGAGGGCTACCTCGCCCGCCGGAAGCTGGAACGCGACCTGCACGACGGCAGCCAGCAGCAACTCGTGTCGTTGGCCATCAGCCTCCGCATCGCGACGTCCAAGGCCGAGGCGCACGGTGACGAGGAGCTCGCGGGCGACCTGCAGCGCGCCTCCGAGCAGCTCGCGGACGCCCTCCGCGAGCTCCGGGAGCTCGCCCGCGGCATCCACCCCACCGTGCTGACGGACGGCGACCTCCGTTCGGCGATCGAGGAGCTGGGACTGCGGAGCCACGTGCCCGTCGAGGTCCGCGTCGACATCGCCGAGCGGCTTCCCGAGGTGGTCGAGGAGACCATCTACTACTGCGTCTCGGAAGCCCTCGCCAACGCCGCCAAGCACGCGCGGGCACGCACGTGCACCGTCATGGTCTCGCGAGCGGACGCGACGGTCACGGTCATCGTGAAGGATGACGGCCAGGGCGGCGCGCGCATCGAGCCGGGCGGTGGCCTCGAGGGCCTCCGCGACCGGGTGGAGGCGGTGTCCGGCCGGGCGGAGGTGCGCTCGGTCGAGGGCCTCGGCACGATCATCGAGCTCACCATCCCGGTGCAGGGTTCCTGACCCGGTTGCACCGTCTCATGCCCGCGACCCCGACCCGGTTGACGCTGGCCCTGCGGCAATAACAGCAATCTCAGCGTCATAGCGACCCTGGGATTCGCGTCTCAAGGGATAAGCAGGTGTTCCGATACGACGGACGCCTCGTATCCGGAAGCGAGACGCCATGAGCGGAGCTGCTCAGATCACTCGAATTGTCATCGCCGCTATCGCCAGCCCTGGTCTCATGGCTAGCCTGTCCGCCACCTCCGCCTCGGCATGAGTGCCTGCTTCGAGGTGCGCATTCTCGACGTTGATCGGCGTGCGTGGCACAGATGAACCCGCTGGCTCGGGAAGCGCCAATGGTGGCCGTACCTACGCATCAGGAGGCCTCGGCGACGCAGTCGACTCCATCGCGAACTATGCCCGATCAGACAAGAACCTTCCCATCTACGTCGAGGCTCTGAACTACCCGGCGACGGCCTACCAGGCTCCATTCACCACCTACATCAACAGCGTCAATGTCGGTGTGGCGCGCCTTGCCGCCGAGGTGGAGAACCTCGCGTCTACCTGCCCGAGCACGAATAATCTCCTGGTCGGCTACTCACAGGGGGCGCACGTCATCAGCAACATGTTGTCCGGATCCAATCCGCCGGCCTTCACCACTGTGTCCTTGTCGCCCGGCGCCAGGGCCCACATCAAAGCGGTCGTCTTGCTCGCGAGCCCGTCGTTTCGGCCGGGTCAGAGTTGGAACGCACCCAACCAGGCGCGGACCACTGCCGGACTCTTTCCCGCTGATGCTGGCAAGCTCAGCGCGTGGACGGCCCTCGCCGGGAACTCGAATAACACGGCCCGGACGCAACAGCCGATTGCGCGCGAATGGTGTTTTGAAGGCGACGCATTCTGTCAATCCGCGTTTCCCAATGGCATGACGATTCACCGCAATTACTGGAAGTCGAGCGCGATGGCGGAAGCGTGGGGATTCATCTACCAGAAGATCACGTCGAATGAATAGGAGCGGTCAGGTGCAGAAGACAACGCGCCCGAGCAGCGCGGGTGCCGCGATGGCGATCGTTCTGAGCGTCCTCGCTGTCTTCATAGGAGGCGTACTCACCGCTGCCATCGCAGTACTCGATATGGGCGTCGCAGCCTGCGGACCAGCAACCGATTGCGACTATGGTGCGCTGTGGGTGGTCGGTCTCATCACGCCGAGCACCACGGTTGCCGGGGTGCTCGTCATCCTCGTGATGATCTACCGCCTCGGCCGGTCCAGGCGCGTGTGGTGGATCCCCCTCCCCGTGATCGGTGGGATCGTCGTCGCCTTTCTCGTCTCGGCCGCGATCACCGCGGAACTCCTTCCGTAGGTCGCTCACCATCCCGGTGCAGGGAACCTGACCAGAATTCATCCGCCGTTCACGAAGGCGGGCGGGGATCGGCGTACTCAGGGGGTGGGCGCAGCGAGCGTCCGTCCCCTTTCCGGAAGGACCGCCGATGGACATCCTCGTCACGGTCGTCGCCGTGATCGTCGTCGCCCTCGTCTTCGACTTCACGAACGGCTTCCACGACACCGCCAACGCGATGGCGACCTCCGTCGCCACCGGCGCACTCAAGCCCCGGACGGCCGTGCTCATCTCGGCCGTCCTCAACCTGGTCGGCGCGTTCCTGTCGACCGCAGTCGCCCAGACGATCTCCGGCGGCGTCATCAAGGAGGGGTCGTCGGGTGTCGACATCACCCCGACGATGATCTTCGCCGGGCTGGTCGGCGCGGTGCTGTGGAACCTGGTCACCTGGTACTTCGGTCTGCCGTCGAGCTCGACCCATGCGCTGTTCGGCGGCCTGATCGGCGCCGCGGTGATCGGGGCGGGCTTCGGAGCCGTCGACTGGGGCGTGCTGCTGAGCAAGGTCATCGTCCCCGCCCTGCTGTCGCCCCTGGTCGCGGGAGGCGTCGCCCTGGTGGCCACCTTCGCGGCCTACCGCATCACCCGTAACGCACGTGTCCACGGCGCGGAGGCCGGGTTCCGGCACGGCCAGACGGTGTCTGCCTCGCTGGTCTCGCTCGCGCACGGCACGAACGACGCCCAGAAGACCATGGGCGTCATCACCCTGACGCTGATCGCCGCCGGCTACCTGAGCTCCGGGAGTGCGCCGCCGTTCTGGGTGATCGTCTCGTGCGGCCTGGCGATCGCGCTCGGAACCTACCTCGGCGGCTGGCGCATCATGCGCACGGTCGGCAAGCGGATCACCGACGTCAAAGCGCCGCAGGGCTTCGCGGCCGAGACGTCGTCCGCGGCCACCATCCTGGTCTCGTCGCACCTCGGCTTCGCCCTCTCCACCACGCAGGTCACCTCGGGCGCCGTGGTCGGCAGCGGCCTGGGCAAGAAGCTCGCCTCGGTGCGCTGGGGCGTCGTCGGACGGATCGCGACGGCCTGGGTGGTGACGCTGCCCGCCGCGGCACTCGTCGGAGGGCTGGCGGCCTGGATCGCCTCCGCCAGCCTGGTCGGGCTCATCGGCGTCGCCGTGGTCGGGCTCCTCGCCGGTCTCGGACTGTGGGCGTTGTCGCGCCGCAACCCGGTCACCCGGCACAACGTCAACGAGGGCGACGAGGCCGAGGACGACGCGTCCGGCTCGCGTACGACGGCGCCGGTCGGCGCCGGACAGGAGGGATGAGGATGCGACAGCTCATCGTGCACACGGCGGCACCCGATGGATCGTTCCTCGGCGTGGACTGGGGGTCGTTCGTCGTGGTGCTGCTGGTCGCCTTCGCGGCGACGACGGTCGTCGTCATCAGCTACGCGGCGGCCCTGCGTCTGTTGGCCGTCGGGGCTCCGCTCGACGCCGACGGGGCAGCGGCGAGCGTCCGGACCGGGCGACGTCCGCTCGCCGCGACGGTCGGAGCGGTCGTGTGCTTCGCCATCGGCGTCGCCGCTGTGGTCTACGGGATCTGGCTGATCGTCCCGCAGTTCCACTGACGACGCAGTGGGCCCGGCGCTACTTCTTGGTCGGTGACTTGACCGCCCACACCTGCTGACCGATCCCGAAGGCGGCCCATCCGTTCGGGCACTTGGACGATTCGGGCGGGATGCCCTGTACGGGCCACCAGCTGTCCTCGATAGGGGGCTTCGGCGTCGCGACGGAGCCGGAGCACACGTTCGGCGCGAGGAGGGTCTTCGACGTGTATGTCATGATTGCCGACCCGTTCTGGGTGTCGTAGTCGACGCGGATGACCGTGGCGTCGTCCGGCACGAAGGTCGGCGAACCGATGAGGGCCGTGTTCGAAGCCTTCATCTCCTTCGCCGTATCCCAGATCGCCGAGTCGACGTGAGGCTCGAACGCCGTCAGCACCGAGCATCCGGACAGAGCCAGGGCGAGTGCGGACGTCGTCGCGATGACTCCGGCGGTTCGGATGCGGGGCACGGCAGCTCCAGGGGAAAGGGACAAGGATCTCCTACGAGTGAACACTACGGAACTGAGTGGTTCATCGGTCGGAGGGATGATTCCGCGCGTCGTCGAGGCGGGCCGCCCGTAAATCTACCCGGTACGGCGTCTTTCCGCCGCCCAGCAGGGGAGTGCCCTCCGCGCGGTAGTGCTGCAACGCGATGTGCTCGTGGCCCACGGCAGGGTGCCCGCTGGCCCGCACGACCCGCCACCACGGCACGTCCGAGCCGTAGTACGCCATGACCTGGCCGACCATCCGGGCCGCACGCGACCCCAGTGTCGCCGCCACATCCCCGTAGGTCATCACGAGCCCGGGTGGGATCGCATCCACGACCTCGAGCACCCGCTCGACGAAGGATGCGCTCGCCGCGTCCTCCTGGTCGGGTTCCCGGTCAGAGATCGAGGGCACCGATCGTCTCGCCGTACTGGGTCTCGCCGACCGGCTGGAAGCCGCTGCGCAGGAAGAACTGCTCCGGTCCGAGCTCGCCCGACTCCCAGATCACGTAGAGACGCTGGTGTCCGCGTGCGCGCGCCTCGTCGGCGAGGGCCCGCACGGCGAACGTCCCGATGCCGCGTCCCTGGTCGTCGGCGTCGACGTTGATGCGCCAGAGGATCGCCTTGAACTCCTCGTGCTCGGCGTTCGGGTCGAAGTTGCCCATGATGAAGCCGACCACCTCGTCGCCGTCGAGCACGACGCGCTGCCACGAGGTGTTCGGGTCGGCGACCGCGGCCGCGGCCGAGTAGGAGACCGGAGCGATGAACTGCTCCTGGCCCGGCTTCAGCGTGAGCGCGTTCGCCGCCACAACGGTCCGCGCGCTCAACTCTTCCAGTCTCAACTCAGCCATGACGAAAGGGTAACGTGCGCGGGTGACCGGGGCATAGTCGCGCGGCACCCGACGATCCGCCGAGAGAAAATGTCTCGATGTCAAGATAGTTGTCGCGCTCGGGTAAGCTGTCGTCGGCGTAAAACGGCAGACACCCCAGGAGAACCATGGACAAGATCAAGGTTGACGGAACGGTCGTCGAACTCGACGGCGACGAGATGACACGCATCATCTGGAAGGCCATCAAAGACTCTCTCATCCACCCGTACCTCGATGTGAACCTCGAGTACTACGACCTCGGCATCCAGAAGCGCGACGAGACCGACGACCAGATCACGATCGACGCGGCCCACGCCATCCAGAAGCACGGCGTCGGCGTGAAGTGCGCGACCATCACGCCCGACGAGGCGCGCGTCGAGGAGTTCGGCCTGAAGAAGATGTGGAAGAGCCCGAACGGCACGATCCGCAACATCCTCGGCGGCGTGGTCTTCCGTGAGCCGATCATCATCTCCAACATCCCGCGACTGGTCCCCGGCTGGAACAAGCCGATCGTCATCGGCCGTCACGCCTTCGGCGACCAGTACCGCGCCACCGACTTCACGTTCGACGGCCCGGGCACCCTCACGATGAGCTTCCAGCCGGCCGACGGCGGCGAGGCCCAGTCCTTCGAGATCTACCAGGCGCCCGGCGCCGGTGTCGCGATGGGCATGTACAACCAGGACGCGTCCATCCGCGACTTCGCGCGCGCGTCGTTCAACTACGGCCTCGACCGTCAGTACCCGGTGTACCTGTCGACCAAGAACACGATCCTGAAGGCCTACGACGGCCGCTTCAAGGACCTGTTCCAGGAGGTCTTCGACACCGAGTACAAGGAGAAGTTCGACGCGGCCGGCCTCACCTACGAGCACCGCCTCATCGACGACATGGTCGCCTCCAGCCTCAAGTGGGAGGGCGGTTACGTCTGGGCCTGCAAGAACTACGACGGCGACGTGCAGTCCGACACCGTCGCGCAGGGCTTCGGGTCGCTCGGCCTGATGACCTCGGTGCTGACCACGCCGGACGGCTCGGTCGTCGAGGCGGAGGCCGCGCACGGCACGGTGACCCGCCACTACCGCCAGTACCAGCAGGGCAAGCCGACCTCGACGAACCCGATCGCCTCGATCTTCGCCTGGACGCGCGGCCTCGCGCACCGCGGCAAGCTCGACGGCAACCAGGACCTCATCGACTTCACGCACACCCTCGAGGACGTCGTCGTGAAGACGGTCGAGGAGGGCAAGATGACGAAGGACCTCGCGCTCCTCGTCGGCCCGGAGCAGAAGTTCCTCACGACGGAGGAGTTCCTGGACGCCATCAGCGAGAACCTGAAGGCGCGCCTGGGCTGATCCCCCTCTGACGCATTCGTGCCGAATGTGCGCTATCGCGACGCGAGAACGCACATTCGGCACGAATCGTTAAGGGGGTCACGGGTCAGCGGGCGGTCCAGCCGCCGTCGACGGCGAGGGTCTGGCCGGTGATCAGGGAGGCGGACGGGGACGCCAGGAACGCCACGGCTCCGGAGACCTCGCGCGGCTCGCCGATGCGGTGGAGCGCGGCGATGCGCTCGACGGTGTCGGCCCGGAAGGCGTCGTCCGAGAGCGCGGCGGACGTGCCGTCGGTCTCGATGAAGGTCGGCGCGACCGCGTTGACGCGGATGCCGTACTGTCCCCACTCGACGGCCAGGCAGCGCGTCAGGTGGACGACGGCGGCCTTCGCTGCGCAATAGGACGCCTCGCCGGGCAGCGCCACGAGCCCGGCCTGCGACGCGACGTTCACGATCGCGCCGCCTCCGTTCTCCCGCATGCTCTTCGCGACGTGCTGCGACAGGAAGAACGTGGAGCGCGTGTTGAGCTGCCAGACGTGGTCGAAGTCGTCCTCGGTGACCTCGAAGGCGGGGGAGTCGATCCCGCCACCGGCGTTGTTGACGAGGATGCCGATCGGACCGCCCTCCTCCGTCACCACGTCGATGGCCGCGCGGCAGGCGTCCAGATCGAGCACATCCATCCGGATCGCCACCGCGTCGACGCCGAACACGCGCAGCTCGTCGACCAGCCCGGCCGAGCCGCCGGGGTCGCGGACGCCGAGCACGACGTCGGCGCCCTGGCCGGCCAGTTCGAGCGCGATCTCACGGCCGAGGCCGCGGCTGGCGGCGGTGACGAGGGCGCGTGAACCGGTGAGCGCGAACGGGGCGCGGGTGGATGCGGCGGGGGCTTCTGTGACCATGGGGGGAGCCTAGCCCGGGCCGCGGCGCGAACCCCTCACCCGCCGCGGGCCTGCGTCTGAGGTTGGCGGGAAACCCCCGCGCGGCACGGCGACCGGCGGTCGTATCGTGGCCACCGCACGCCCCGGCGAGCCGTCGCATCCGGACGTGACCCTCACGACAGAAGGAGCTGCGACCATGAGCATCACCGACGACGCGCTGCGCGCCAACGCCACTCTCGCCGGCGACTACGACCCGGCGGGCGCGGGACCACCGGCGCCGAAGATCGCCATCGTCACCTGCGCCGACCCCCGCCTGAGCGGGGTGGTGCGGCTGATGGGGCTCGCGGACGCCGACGTCGACCTCATCCGCAATGTCGGGACGGTGATCGACGACGA is from Leifsonia sp. 466MF and encodes:
- a CDS encoding response regulator, with amino-acid sequence MYLRVVIVDDHERFREQAAELLRLESFMVVGDSATAAGGIELSRRLAPDVVLLDVGLPDASGFDIVPAMRATGAAVVLTSSRSATDYGRRVADSGAEGFINKDELTGEAIRTLLR
- a CDS encoding LuxR C-terminal-related transcriptional regulator, whose translation is MAVADDAVLLREGIGQILRAGGMEVVASVDTAEELLRAVAADGDVDAIVLDIKMPPTHTDEGLRALERLRASGSRAGILLLSMYTTASYAIRAMSAGSGTGYLLKDRVADADTLVTAVRTVARGGSVVDPEVVQLLVTARSSEATVESLSSRERDVLRLMAEGKSNVGIATELHLSLRTVESHIGHIMAKLGVEDSAEGHRRVLAVLRFLGRDA
- a CDS encoding sensor histidine kinase, which codes for MDAALPAHPEVARTGDVGVAPARPGAGRLILRALAVTVTIASNVTAQVLSAITGDYGPRPSGVGWAIVFISVAVVYVVCAVIAWRIVRSPIPGWLMVGAAFFWSAGAWYPLVRQWGWVWPWVQGVTDLWAVLVGLLVLCYPTGRLVARFDRAILLAISIAFAVRLGGTLLFSSPEPSECGCVMNPYAVLPSDTADYWLGLAWRFVGLALMLTVAARLIARWFTSSLPARRVAFVMPLAILLWCYGTVQDSLSFAFGWDSGWLQFIPPVAIALIPPAFVGGVLYARGLRSRMADLVIVARDKVDRGLWESSLARMLHDGSLRVFWWDEPLQSYQTSDGKPVPDAGLTDRPGRSVLAIDSDQGPIALIEHDVALSQDDRLLDAVSSALLLSVDNDRLRGRLERTIQELRESRLRIVEEGYLARRKLERDLHDGSQQQLVSLAISLRIATSKAEAHGDEELAGDLQRASEQLADALRELRELARGIHPTVLTDGDLRSAIEELGLRSHVPVEVRVDIAERLPEVVEETIYYCVSEALANAAKHARARTCTVMVSRADATVTVIVKDDGQGGARIEPGGGLEGLRDRVEAVSGRAEVRSVEGLGTIIELTIPVQGS
- a CDS encoding cutinase family protein, encoding MRGTDEPAGSGSANGGRTYASGGLGDAVDSIANYARSDKNLPIYVEALNYPATAYQAPFTTYINSVNVGVARLAAEVENLASTCPSTNNLLVGYSQGAHVISNMLSGSNPPAFTTVSLSPGARAHIKAVVLLASPSFRPGQSWNAPNQARTTAGLFPADAGKLSAWTALAGNSNNTARTQQPIAREWCFEGDAFCQSAFPNGMTIHRNYWKSSAMAEAWGFIYQKITSNE
- a CDS encoding inorganic phosphate transporter codes for the protein MDILVTVVAVIVVALVFDFTNGFHDTANAMATSVATGALKPRTAVLISAVLNLVGAFLSTAVAQTISGGVIKEGSSGVDITPTMIFAGLVGAVLWNLVTWYFGLPSSSTHALFGGLIGAAVIGAGFGAVDWGVLLSKVIVPALLSPLVAGGVALVATFAAYRITRNARVHGAEAGFRHGQTVSASLVSLAHGTNDAQKTMGVITLTLIAAGYLSSGSAPPFWVIVSCGLAIALGTYLGGWRIMRTVGKRITDVKAPQGFAAETSSAATILVSSHLGFALSTTQVTSGAVVGSGLGKKLASVRWGVVGRIATAWVVTLPAAALVGGLAAWIASASLVGLIGVAVVGLLAGLGLWALSRRNPVTRHNVNEGDEAEDDASGSRTTAPVGAGQEG
- a CDS encoding MGMT family protein produces the protein MPSISDREPDQEDAASASFVERVLEVVDAIPPGLVMTYGDVAATLGSRAARMVGQVMAYYGSDVPWWRVVRASGHPAVGHEHIALQHYRAEGTPLLGGGKTPYRVDLRAARLDDARNHPSDR
- a CDS encoding GNAT family N-acetyltransferase; the protein is MAELRLEELSARTVVAANALTLKPGQEQFIAPVSYSAAAAVADPNTSWQRVVLDGDEVVGFIMGNFDPNAEHEEFKAILWRINVDADDQGRGIGTFAVRALADEARARGHQRLYVIWESGELGPEQFFLRSGFQPVGETQYGETIGALDL
- a CDS encoding NADP-dependent isocitrate dehydrogenase encodes the protein MDKIKVDGTVVELDGDEMTRIIWKAIKDSLIHPYLDVNLEYYDLGIQKRDETDDQITIDAAHAIQKHGVGVKCATITPDEARVEEFGLKKMWKSPNGTIRNILGGVVFREPIIISNIPRLVPGWNKPIVIGRHAFGDQYRATDFTFDGPGTLTMSFQPADGGEAQSFEIYQAPGAGVAMGMYNQDASIRDFARASFNYGLDRQYPVYLSTKNTILKAYDGRFKDLFQEVFDTEYKEKFDAAGLTYEHRLIDDMVASSLKWEGGYVWACKNYDGDVQSDTVAQGFGSLGLMTSVLTTPDGSVVEAEAAHGTVTRHYRQYQQGKPTSTNPIASIFAWTRGLAHRGKLDGNQDLIDFTHTLEDVVVKTVEEGKMTKDLALLVGPEQKFLTTEEFLDAISENLKARLG
- a CDS encoding SDR family NAD(P)-dependent oxidoreductase; its protein translation is MVTEAPAASTRAPFALTGSRALVTAASRGLGREIALELAGQGADVVLGVRDPGGSAGLVDELRVFGVDAVAIRMDVLDLDACRAAIDVVTEEGGPIGILVNNAGGGIDSPAFEVTEDDFDHVWQLNTRSTFFLSQHVAKSMRENGGGAIVNVASQAGLVALPGEASYCAAKAAVVHLTRCLAVEWGQYGIRVNAVAPTFIETDGTSAALSDDAFRADTVERIAALHRIGEPREVSGAVAFLASPSASLITGQTLAVDGGWTAR